ACCAATGGCTGCTATGAAAAACGTTCCAAAAGAAGATGCGTTGAAAATTGCTGGCTGGATTAACTCTTTGAGAAAAAAATCAAAATAATCTGAGCATAAATACCAAAAAAGCCTTGAAAGTCTTAAATGAACTGTCAAGGCTTTTTTGATGTTGAAAAGATATTAGTATCTTCAACAGAAAATTATTCAAAATGAGTAAATACATCGTAAATATCCAATTTAGCGTAGACGAAGATTTTATGCGATTAGTGCCTAAGCACCGAGCTATTATCAACGACTTAATCCTGAAGGGGTTAATTGATTCTTACGCAATTTCGGCCGAATCGAGTCGTGGCTGGATTATCATGAATGCCAGAAGTAAAGAAGAAATTCTAAGAGAATTAGAAAAATCGCCCTTATTTCCGTATTTTGATATAGATATCGACCAACTGATGGTTTATGACTCTCAAATATATCGTTTTCCTAAAATGGTACTTAACTAAAGTACAACAACAGCTTTTCCTATAATTTTTCGTTCCATCATTTCTGTTAATGCCAAGTGTGCATTTTCCAATGAATACTGGGCATGAATATGTGGTTTGATAAGCCCTTTTTGTATAAAATCTAGAATCTCCTTAAAGTTTGTTAGGCTTTCGGATACTTCTTTGGCGGCAAATGCCCCCCAAAATACACCTACAATAGAAGCCCCCTTCAATAAAGCTAAGTTAAGTGGTAACTGAGGTATATTGCCTGCTGCAAAACCAACAACCAAATAACGGCCTTTCCAAGCAATAGAGCGAAAAGCTGGCTCTGTAAAATCACCACCAACGGGGTCATATACAACATCTATGCCTCTTCCTTGTGTAATTTCATGGATACGTTCTCTTAGATTTTCGGTAGCATAATTAATACATTCGTTTGCCCCAGCAAGCTTACATACTGCAAGTTTTTCATCAGTCGATGCCGCCGCAATTACATTGGCTCCCATAATTTTGCCCAATACAACAGCTGCCAGCCCAACACCACCACCTGCTCCCAGTACCAGTAGTGTTTCGTTAGGCTTGAGTTGAGCCCTATTTTTTAGGGCATGATAAGACGTGCCAAAGGTGTACATAACCGAAGCTGCTGTTACAAAATCCATTCCTTCAGGCATCAACACCGTTTTGAAGGCATCTGCTTCTACTATTTCGGCAAAGCCACCCCAGCCTGTCAAAGCAAAAACCTTATCACCTTTTTTCAGATTTTCAACGCCTTCTCCTACTTCTAAGACTATTCCTGCTACTTCGCCTCCTGGAGAAAAGGGCAATTCAGGTTTAAACTGGTATTTCCCTTGGATAATCAGAGTATCTGGAAAGTTGACTCCGCAGGATTTTACCTGTATCAAAATTCTACCCTTCGATACTACAGGAGCGGGTATTTCGGTCAAAAACAAGGTATCGGGAAGGCCGTATTGCTGGCAAATGAGTGCTTTCATAAAGAATATAGAATTAAATAAATAGCCATACAAGGATACAAAAAAAGTTCTAAGAATATTAATCCTTAGAACTTTTTTAAACAAGTAATAATAAGAAGGAATACTAAATTTTGCACCCAAAACTTAGTAGCCTCATTAAAGCTTATTCTGCTGCTACAGCCGTATTAGTTTCAAATACCGAAGGCAAAAACTGAATAAGGATATTATACCAGTTAAGCATTTTTTTGACATCAGATGAATACACACGCTCGCGGTCAAAATTAGGAGCAACCGATGCTAAAATGTCGAAAAGCTCAGTATCAGAAGCAGTTTTGGTATTGATATCAATAATACCATTGTATTTTTCTTTCAGACTCAAGAATATATCACCTAGTGGCACAGAGCTATCTTGGTGATCGGCCATGTATACTGAAATATCTTTTAGCACAGAAACACGAGCATTAGCCCCCACAACCGAACGTTCTTTTTTAGCATCTAGTCCTTCCACAATCACGCCTGTACGAGTAGGTTTAAGAATTCTGTAAAGACCACTTTTTCCCGAGATATTTGCTACTTCTTTTAATAATTCCATGTTATTTTTTAATGATTTGTTTCTACAAAATTAGTTATTTCCTTCTTAGACTTGACGAAACAGAGCTTAGTATTTCTAAAAAAGGATAAAGAATATGTTAAATTTTATGGTTTAAATCCTGCATTTAAGCTATCGATGGTACTCAGGATTTCGTCTCGACCAGTTCCACTAACGGAAGAGGTAATAAAATATTGTGGCATTTCCTCCCAGTGTTCTAGCATTTTTTGGGTATAAATAGCCACATTTTGGTCAACAGCGGTTTTCGATAATTTATCGGCCTTAGTAAAAATGATATAGAAAGGAATTCCATTTTCGCCCAAACGTTCCATAAAATCAATGTCTATTTTTTGGGGTTCATGACGTACATCTACCAGTACAAATGTACATATTAGGTTGGGGCGTAAAGTAAGGTAGTCATGAATCATTTTCTCAAACTTTGCACGCTCAACCTTGCTTACTTTGGCGTAGCCATAACCTGGTAAATCCACCAAATACCAGTTTTGGTTAATAATAAAATGATTGATTAGCTGGGTCTTCCCAGGTGTTTGAGAAGTTTTGGCTAAGTCTTTTCTATTTACAACTGAGTTAATTAATGAGGATTTGCCCACATTCGACCTGCCAATGAAAGCATACTCTGGTTTATCTGGATGCGGACATTTTTGATAATCCGAGTTGCTCATTAAAAATGTTGCTTGTGTAACTTTCATGGAGTAAATTCTTTTTTGATAAAAGCAATGCCTGTATCATGTAAAAATATGGGTATGCTAAATCTAGTATTTTGGAATAATTAGTAATATATTAGCATAAATAAAGTGCTACAGCCCTGTTATTGATGTAAATGTTTGTATGTTTTCGTAAACATCTGCAAATTTACACAACTTTTAATATATCCGGTCTCATACTCTTATTAGAGTTTCCTTAATTGTAGTAATACAGTTTTTTAGTGTGCTCAATAATATGCCTAAGAAGTGAGTGACTAATGTGCTGAACCTACAGTCATAACAAAGAGAAGAATATCTAAAAAAAATATTTTAGCACAATGACTTATGGTCATCGAAGCTATATATGTGTACTTGAACCCTTAATATCTGATAAATTTTTCTAACCATGAGGAAAAATTACCTTCCGCTGCTTTATACAGCAGTATCTCTTAGTTTGGTTTCTACGGCAGTAAATGCCCAGAACGACCTGCCCCCTAACGCAGTGAATGGCAAATGCTATGCAAAATGCTTGAAGCCAGCACAATTTACAACAAAGACACAACAGTATGTAACAAAAGAAGCTGGCAAAACCCTTTCGGTAGTACCTGCCGTTTTTGGCACAGAAACTAAGTCGATTGTGGTTAAAGAAGCCGCAAAACGCTTGGAAATAGTACCTGCTGCTTATAAATCTGTTTCAGAACAAGTATTGGTAAAAGAGGCTGGAAAAACTGTAACGGTTGTTCCTGCTGTATACAAAACCGAAACGGAAACAATCCTTGTAAAAGAAGCATCTAAA
The DNA window shown above is from Flectobacillus major DSM 103 and carries:
- a CDS encoding NADPH:quinone oxidoreductase family protein, with translation MKALICQQYGLPDTLFLTEIPAPVVSKGRILIQVKSCGVNFPDTLIIQGKYQFKPELPFSPGGEVAGIVLEVGEGVENLKKGDKVFALTGWGGFAEIVEADAFKTVLMPEGMDFVTAASVMYTFGTSYHALKNRAQLKPNETLLVLGAGGGVGLAAVVLGKIMGANVIAAASTDEKLAVCKLAGANECINYATENLRERIHEITQGRGIDVVYDPVGGDFTEPAFRSIAWKGRYLVVGFAAGNIPQLPLNLALLKGASIVGVFWGAFAAKEVSESLTNFKEILDFIQKGLIKPHIHAQYSLENAHLALTEMMERKIIGKAVVVL
- the yihA gene encoding ribosome biogenesis GTP-binding protein YihA/YsxC encodes the protein MKVTQATFLMSNSDYQKCPHPDKPEYAFIGRSNVGKSSLINSVVNRKDLAKTSQTPGKTQLINHFIINQNWYLVDLPGYGYAKVSKVERAKFEKMIHDYLTLRPNLICTFVLVDVRHEPQKIDIDFMERLGENGIPFYIIFTKADKLSKTAVDQNVAIYTQKMLEHWEEMPQYFITSSVSGTGRDEILSTIDSLNAGFKP
- a CDS encoding DUF5606 family protein; protein product: MELLKEVANISGKSGLYRILKPTRTGVIVEGLDAKKERSVVGANARVSVLKDISVYMADHQDSSVPLGDIFLSLKEKYNGIIDINTKTASDTELFDILASVAPNFDRERVYSSDVKKMLNWYNILIQFLPSVFETNTAVAAE